A single region of the Liolophura sinensis isolate JHLJ2023 chromosome 9, CUHK_Ljap_v2, whole genome shotgun sequence genome encodes:
- the LOC135475457 gene encoding uncharacterized protein LOC135475457 — translation MSENSTENETGAEGKLGNDMGQESKLTEGGIPLVMMSAYQYNKQGPKRLPELPSYRFQYTIWHELRSTSLHGDQLKAPRVRKGPGSKEKSFSAMTDEEGQPIHHNKTGKERLKHQHQLENWENTLVANLPYQDLNHTYQKENLMKILKRLIRVTQLNLAHNELTNLASLSFPRCKELNLNHNYISSFTFLPKVPQVVSLTVIFNDIRTLKGLDRLAKTPLQSLNLYGNPVTFTANYRQRVFEILPGLKTLDSVPKLKTDEEFDDESPDGERPRSCAIS, via the exons ATGTCGGAGAATTCAACAGAAAATGAGACAGGAGCTGAGGGGAAACTGGGTAATGATATGGGTCAGGAATCAAAGCTGACAGAAGGTGGCATACCATTGGTTATGATGTCAGCTTATCAGTACAATAAACAAGGGCCTAAACGCCTGCCTGAA CTTCCATCCTATCGTTTCCAGTACACAATATGGCATGAGCTAAGGTCAACCAGCCTGCATGGTGACCAGTTAAAGGCACCACGTGTTAGGAAAG GGCCAGGGAGTAAGGAGAAGAGCTTCAGTGCTATGACAGATGAAGAAGGACAACCGATCCACCATAACAAAACAGGCAAAGAGAGGTTGAAACATCAGCATCAGCTGGAAAATTGGGAAAATACCTTG GTTGCTAATTTACCATATCAGGATCTGAACCACACCTACCAAAAGGAGAATCTGATGAAAATTCTGAAGCGGTTGATCAGAGTGACCCAGCTAAACCTGGCTCATAATGAATTAACAAACCTCGCCTCCTTGTCATTTCCCAG atgtAAAGAGTTGAATCTTAATCACAATTACATATCCTCCTTTACA TTTCTTCCAAAAGTGCCCCAAGTTGTTTCCCTCACAGTAATTTTCAATGACATCCGTACTTTGAAAGGGCTTGATAGATTGGCGAAAACCCCACTGCAGAGCCTCAACTTGTATGGAAATCCTGTTACTTTCACAGCTAATTACCGACAAAG AGTTTTTGAAATACTTCCTGGCTTGAAGACATTGGATTCTGTCCCCAAACTGAAAACGGATGAAGAATTTGATGATGAAAGTCCAGATGGTGAGAGGCCAAGGTCATGTGCAATATCATGA